The proteins below come from a single Miscanthus floridulus cultivar M001 chromosome 1, ASM1932011v1, whole genome shotgun sequence genomic window:
- the LOC136470047 gene encoding uncharacterized protein, translating to MVEQVAVEVEATPPPLQRTEGASGSTEDQPALMDTEATPLPPPPPLWMRLIFLSRKRPVDDLPLASLKALKASPGSSAHWVAEAQAAIHCGAASVRVDLKEPAAQGGATEVAPTQTREGTLPSHGGEAPKSDGADMPLDAKAPRVSEVEATEDGPPETTETAVATGGVFGSSKATMAEAGAPRLSGP from the exons atggtggagcaggtggcggtggaggtggaggcaACACCACCGCCCttgcagaggaccgaaggggcgtcgGGGTCCACTGAAGACCAACCGGCGCTGATGGATACGGAGGcaacgcctctgccgccgcctccaccgctgtggatgag gttaattttccttagtcggaagcggcctgtggACGACCTTCCCTTGGCgtcccttaaggcgcttaaggcaagccctggctcctccgcccactgggtggcggaggcacaagccgccatccattGTGGCGCGGCATCGGTGAGGGTCGACCTAAAAgaaccggccgcccaaggaggggctaccgaggtggcccctacacagacgagggaggggACGCTTCCGTCCCACGGGGGCGAGGCTCCCAAGTCGGATGGGGCCGACATGCCCTTGGATGCCAAGGCCCCTAGGGTCTCCGAGGTTGAGGCAACGGAGGATGGGCCACCCGAGACTACTGAGACCGCAGTGGCCACGGGCGGTGTTTTTGGATCCTctaaggccacgatggcggaggctggagccccgaggctgtcggggccataa